The Zalophus californianus isolate mZalCal1 chromosome 7, mZalCal1.pri.v2, whole genome shotgun sequence genome includes a region encoding these proteins:
- the CITED2 gene encoding cbp/p300-interacting transactivator 2, translating to MADHMMAMNHGRFPDGTNGLHHHPAHRMGMGQFPSPHHHQQQQPQHAFNALMGEHIHYGAGNMNATSGIRHAMGPGTVNGGHPPSALAPAARFNNSQFMGPPVASQGGSLPASMQLQKLNNQYFNHHPYPHNHYMPDLHPAAGHQMNGTNQHFRDCNPKHSGGSSTPGGSGGSSTPGGSGGTSGGGAGSGNSGGGGGSGSNMPASVAHVPAAMLPPNVIDTDFIDEEVLMSLVIEMGLDRIKELPELWLGQNEFDFMTDFVCKQQPSRVSC from the coding sequence ATGGCAGACCATATGATGGCCATGAACCACGGGCGCTTCCCCGACGGCACCAACGGGCTGCACCACCACCCTGCCCATCGCATGGGCATGGGGCAGTTCCCGAGCCCccatcaccaccagcagcagcagccccaACACGCCTTCAACGCCCTCATGGGCGAGCACATACACTACGGCGCGGGCAACATGAATGCCACGAGCGGCATCAGGCATGCGATGGGGCCGGGGACTGTGAACGGCGGGCACCCCCCGAGCGCGCTGGCCCCCGCAGCCAGGTTTAACAACTCCCAGTTCATGGGCCCCCCGGTGGCCAGCCAGGGAGGCTCCCTGCCGGCCAGCATGCAGCTGCAGAAGCTCAACAACCAGTATTTCAACCATCACCCCTACCCCCACAACCACTACATGCCGGATTTGCACCCTGCTGCAGGCCACCAGATGAACGGGACAAACCAGCACTTCCGAGATTGCAACCCCAAGCACAGCGGCGGCAGCAGCACCCCCGGCGGCTCGGGCGGCAGCAGCACCCCTGGCGGCTCCGGCGGCACCTCGGGTGGCGGCGCGGGCAGCGGCaacagcggcggcggcggcggcagcggcagcaaCATGCCCGCCTCCGTGGCCCACGTCCCTGCTGCAATGCTGCCGCCCAATGTCATAGACACTGATTTCATCGACGAGGAAGTGCTTATGTCCTTAGTGATAGAAATGGGTTTGGACCGCATCAAGGAGCTGCCCGAACTCTGGCTGGGGCAAAACGAGTTTGATTTTATGACGGACTTCGTGTGCAAACAGCAGCCCAGCAGAGTAAGCTGTTGA